One region of Ictalurus punctatus breed USDA103 chromosome 6, Coco_2.0, whole genome shotgun sequence genomic DNA includes:
- the slc49a4 gene encoding solute carrier family 49 member 4, with protein sequence MGAVESTEREREPLLWPRQAEARQAEARVQAVHSSSRVYGRRWLVLSLFSMLAFLQGMVWNTWGPIQNSAKHAFGFSSTDIAVLVIWGPVGFLPWLLFVWLMDKKGLRSSLLLTVFFMVLGSTLRSIPLSNLQLRRWLIHGGQLLNGLAGPTLMSAGPLLSTTWFAPDQRATATAVASLVGYLGAACSFLIGPLAVPAPNDTQIVNGITHFDTGYIRDRIQYVLYTELGMIAVLFAVVLLYFPSRPPIPPSVAAASQRLSYRSSICRLLSNMRFLMIALAYSVPTGVVAGWSGVLDMILTPVRVSQVDAGWIGFWSIVGGCVFGVAMARFADSIRGMLKLIAVLMMAGASLAATWFTLTCLTGLTHLPSTQATLYTSCILVGIFINSSIPIFFELFIETVYPVPEGITCGVVTFLSNLFTGLLLFFLTFHFTELSWLNWCLAGSCLFSLLLILFFRESYDRLYVDVLVSV encoded by the exons ATGGGTGCCGTGGAGAGCACCGAGAGGGAGAGGGAGCCGCTGCTGTGGCCGAGACAAGCCGAAGCGAGACAAGCCGAAGCCAGAGTCCAGGCAGtacacagcagcagcagggtGTACGGACGAAGATGGCTGGTGTTAAGCTTGTTCTCAATGCTCGCCTTTTTACAAGGGATGGTGTGGAACACATGGGGCCCCATCCAAAACTCTGCCAAGCATGCTTTCGGCTTCTCATCTACGGACATTGCCGTTTTAGTCATTTGGGGACCCGTGGGCTTCCTCCCGTGGCTCCTGTTTGTGTGGCTGATGGACAAGAAAG GGTTGCGGTCTTCTCTCCTGCTCACAGTCTTCTTCATGGTGTTGGGCTCCACTCTGCGCAGTATCCCTCTCTCAAACCTGCAGCTCAGACGCTG GTTAATTCATGGTGGACAGCTTCTTAATGGTTTAGCCGGTCCAACCCTTATGAGTGCCGGCCCTCTACTCTCCACTACATGGTTTGCTCCAGATCAGAGGGCTACAGCCACAGCTGTTGCATCATTGGTCGGCTACCTTGGAGCAGCCTGCTCCTTCCTGATTGGTCCTCTGGCTGTACCAGCGCCCAACGATACACAAATAGTCAACGGCATCACCCACTTTGACACTGGGTACATCAGGGACAGGATACAGTACGTTCTCTATACAG AATTGGGGATGATTGCAGTCCTCTTTGCTGTCGTGCTGCTCTATTTCCCATCCAGGCCGCCCATTCCACCCAGCGTAGCAGCGGCTAGCCAGCGACTCAGCTACAGAAGCAGCATCTGCAGATTGCTGAG TAACATGAGGTTCCTGATGATCGCACTTGCCTATTCGGTGCCTACAGGAGTTGTAGCTGGATGGTCTGGTGTGTTGGACATGATTCTGACTCCTGTCAGGGTTAGCCAG GTAGATGCAGGATGGATAGGCTTTTGGTCTATTGTTGGAGGCTGTGTGTTTGGAGTAGCCATGGCAAG GTTTGCTGACTCTATCCGGGGAATGCTGAAGCTGATTGCAGTGCTGATGATGGCTGGAGCCTCACTGGCAGCCACATGGTTCACACTCACCTGCCTGACCGGACTTACTCACCTACCGTCCACTCAAG CCACACTTTATACCTCCTGTATCCTGGTGGGCATCTTCATCAACAGCAGTATTCCCATCTTCTTCGAGCTTTTCATTGAGACGGTTTACCCTGTGCCAGAGGGCATTACCTGCGGTGTCGTCACCTTCCTCAGCAATCTCTTCACAGGCCtgctccttttctttctcaccTTCCACTTCACAG agctATCCTGGTTGAATTGGTGTCTTGCAGGCTCCTGCCTCTTCAGTCTGCTCCTCATTCTTTTCTTCAGGGAATCATATGACCGTCTTTATGTGGACGTCTTGGTATCAGTCTGA